Proteins from a single region of Brachionichthys hirsutus isolate HB-005 unplaced genomic scaffold, CSIRO-AGI_Bhir_v1 contig_713, whole genome shotgun sequence:
- the LOC137916317 gene encoding isotocin-neurophysin IT 1-like, which yields MTGATVSVCLLFLLSVCSACYISNCPIGGKRSIMDAPLRKCLSCGPGDRGRCFGPSICCGEGFGCLLGSPETAHCMEESYLLTPCQAGGRSCGSEGGHCAASGLCCDAESCTMDQSCLTEEDGDNQTSQYEGSDPSDIIYKLLHLAGHNHRIHQ from the exons ATGACTGGAGCTACTGTGTCCGTGTGCCTactttttcttctgtctgtATGCTCGGCGTGTTATATCTCTAACTGTCCCATTGGAGGGAAGCGGTCTATCATGGATGCTCCATTGCGTAAG TGCTTGTCATGTGGCCCCGGCGACAGGGGCCGCTGCTTTGGCCCCAGTATCTGTTGCGGGGAAGGCTTTGGCTGCCTCCTGGGCTCCCCAGAAACGGCTCACTGCATGGAGGAGAGTTATCTGCTCACCCCTTGCCAGGCCGGAGGAAGATCCTGTGGATCTGAGGGAGGACACTGTGCAGCTTCAGGACTCTGCTGTGATGCAG AAAGCTGCACCATGGACCAATCCTGCCTCACTGAGGAAGACGGAGACAACCAGACCAGCCAATACGAAGGCAGTGATCCCAGTGACATCATCTACAAGCTTCTGCATCTGGCTGGTCACAATCATCGAATTCACCAATGA
- the LOC137916320 gene encoding LOW QUALITY PROTEIN: prostaglandin E2 receptor EP4 subtype-like (The sequence of the model RefSeq protein was modified relative to this genomic sequence to represent the inferred CDS: inserted 4 bases in 2 codons), which produces MRTNHSAAGRTAMVPTIPSVMFVFGVVGNVIAVVVLCKSRKEQKESSFYALVRGLAVTDLLGTLLASPVTLALYAQGAWPGEEPLCQYFGFTMLFFSLSGLSIICAMSVERYVAINHPYVYNDHADQRLAGLSLLVIYVSNALFCALPIAGFGRVRKQYPQTWCFLEWRSNRTSDAAYSFMYAGFSSLLILATVVCNVMVCVALIRMHRRFVRRTSLGTDVVRSFGRLAGAEIQMVILLIGTSAVVLICSIPLVAQVFWNQLYKPPVELRLDRNPDLRAIRFASFNPILDPWIYILLRKAVLLKVIEKVKCLFCMVGAQRQQRQGNFNCIDGYQLSLVTPKRDSHSLASHSPQNVTSTSQTFLHLPEGSGSYRNEEMXSDSQHSLASYSSEQHSVKAQNAGGTXVIRDHSSLPCPKWT; this is translated from the exons ATGCGCACCAACCACTCGGCGGCTGGGAGGACCGCCATGGTCCCGACCATCCCATCCGTCATGTTCGTCTTCGGGGTCGTGGGCAACGTCATCGCCGTCGTGGTGCTCTGCAAGTCTCGCAAAGAGCAGAAGGAGAGCAGCTTCTACGCGCTGGTGCGCGGACTGGCGGTGACGGACCTCCTCGGCACGCTGCTGGCCAGCCCGGTCACCCTCGCCCTTTACGCGCAGGGCGCGTGGCCCGGAGAGGAGCCGCTGTGCCAGTACTTCGGCTTCACcatgctcttcttctctctctccggaCTCAGCATCATCTGCGCCATGTCCGTGGAGAGATACGTGGCGATCAACCACCCCTACGTCTACAACGACCACGCAGACCAAAGGCTGGCCGGATTGTCGCTCCTCGTCATCTACGTCTCCAATGCGCTCTTTTGCGCGCTGCCGATCGCCGGCTTCGGGCGGGTGAGGAAGCAGTACCCGCAGACTTGGTGCTTCCTGGAGTGGCGGAGCAACAGAACCAGCGACGCCGCCTACTCCTTCATGTACGCGGGCTTCAGCTCTCTCCTGATCCTCGCCACCGTCGTCTGTAACGTGATGGTGTGCGTGGCTTTGATTCGGATGCACCGGCGTTTCGTGCGCAGGACGTCGCTGGGAACCGACGTGGTGCGCAGCTTTGGGCGTCTGGCCGGTGCAGAGATTCAGATGGTCATTCTGCTCATAGGCACGTCGGCTGTGGTGCTCATCTGCTCCATTCCGCTTGTT GCGCAGGTGTTCTGGAACCAGCTGTATAAGCCCCCAGTGGAGCTCCGGCTGGACAGGAACCCTGATTTACGAGCCATACGCTTTGCGTCTTTCAACCCCATCCTCGACCCCTGGATCTATATCCTTCTGCGCAAAGCTGTTCTCCTCAAAGTCATTGAGAAAGTCAAGTGCTTATTTTGCATGGTGGGAGCACAGAGGCAACAGAGACAGGGGAACTTCAACTGCATAGATGGTTATCAACTCTCCTTGGTCACCCCTAAGCGGGACTCACACTCCCTGGCTTCCCACAGCCCACAAAATGTCACCAGTACCTCCCAGACCTTCCTCCATCTGCCGGAGGGAAGTGGAAGCTATCGTAATGAAGAAAT CTCTGATTCGCAGCATTCACTGGCTTCTTATTCATCTGAGCAGCACAGTGTGAAGGCTCAGAATGCAGGAGGGAC TGTAATAAGGGACCATTCGTCCTTGCCATGTCCAAAATGGACATGA
- the LOC137916318 gene encoding zinc finger protein 366-like: METHRVNFSPTTPPLRDDRSQASQHSFSLSPTPLFIKHLKRCPPGDSSISPEYTRDAYSAFCTPALFPMLGSSSTQKEGSQKRNRTPLKMDSQSEPPDRGAEEEEEGKRRKTVDLSLIPFSLPPPLMHSLSPKPTSDMIELNRLQLYHKPPGMNLPVRVKQEPLSPSPVWPPSPFLIHPPFFPSLNHSLLPYPLFMPGPIMHLSPGSFYSREDLRPRHRGRNGPPRVGPTGAEKLGLNIHVDDSYYVDVGGDRKRWKCRMCEKSYTSKYNLITHILGHNGIKPHGCHLCGKMFKQLSHLHTHLLTHQGMRPHKCQVCHKAFTQTSHLKRHMMQHSDVKPYSCSVCGRGFAYPSELRAHELKHEKGQGNVCVECGLDFPTLAQLKRHLTAHRGPTLYRCSECQKTFQFPSQLQNHMMKHKDIRPYICSECGMEFIQPHHLKQHTLTHKGVKEHKCRICGREFTLLANMKRHVLIHTNIRAYQCHMCFKSFVQKQTLKAHMIVHSDFKPYKCKLCGKEFNRMHNLMGHMHLHSDSKPFKCLYCPSKFTLKGNLTRHMKVKHGIMDQGLDKRLFRQRERLCLSTPVGLLTHFSQDEPFDLSQKPSGLPSLRHSQSDGESIPASSCPEEDEESLYQRSQYSPEVDQHELKEMVESPAQLRPEENRKHGSDEKSNERESAAEGRIQDVTRPCDELATCPRVYPASHPVTAGIGPSATRDPVQ, from the exons ATGGAAACACACAGAGTGAATTTCTCACCAACCACTCCCCCTCTCAGAGATGACCGATCACAGGCATCTCAGCACAGTTTCAGTCTAAGTCCAACTCCACTCTTCATTAAGCACCTGAAACGTTGTCCACCCGGCGACTCCAGCATATCACCAGAATACACCAGAGACGCCTATAGCGCTTTCTGCACACCTGCTTTGTTTCCCATGCTTGGCTCCAGTTCTACACAAAAGGAAGGATCCCAGAAACGCAACAGAACTCCTTTAAAAATGGATTCCCAAAGTGAACCTcctgacagaggagcagaggaggaagaagaaggaaaacgcAGGAAGACAGTGGATCTCTCCCTAATCCCCTTTTCCCTCCCACCACCCCTGATGCATTCCCTGTCTCCCAAGCCCACCTCTGACATGATTGAACTAAACAGACTGCAACTTTATCACAAACCACCAGGTATGAATCTACCTGTGCGGGTGAAGCAGGAGCCTCTCAGTCCGTCTCCTGTGTGGCCGCcctctcctttcctcatccACCCTCCCTTCTTCCCATCTCTCAACCACAGCCTCCTTCCATACCCTTTATTCATGCCAGGCCCCATCATGCACCTCTCCCCGGGTTCGTTCTACTCAAGAGAAGACCTCCGTCCGAGACATCGTGGCCGTAACGGACCTCCTCGCGTTGGGCCAACCGGTGCTGAAAAGCTCGGCCTCAACATCCACGTGGACGACAGTTACTATGTGGACGTGGGAGGAGACCGGAAGAGATGGAAGTGCCGCATGTGTGAGAAGTCCTACACCTCCAAGTACAATCTGATCACACACATCCTGGGCCACAACGGCATTAAGCCGCACGGATGCCACCTCTGTGGGAAGATGTTCAAGCAGCTGAgccacctgcacacacacctgctgaccCACCAGGGAATGAGGCCGCATAAGTGTCAGGTGTGCCACAAGGCCTTCACTCAGACCAGCCACCTGAAGAGACACATGATGCAGCACAGTGATGTGAAGCCATACAG CTGCAGTGTGTGCGGCAGAGGTTTCGCTTATCCCAGTGAGCTCCGAGCTCACGAGCTGAAGCACGAGAAAGGTCaggggaatgtgtgtgtggagtgtggtCTGGATTTCCCTACACTGGCCCAGCTGAAGAGACACCTGACTGCCCATCGTGGCCCCACCCTGTACAG GTGTTCAGAGTGCCAGAAGACTTTCCAGTTCCCAAGCCAGCTACAGAACCACATGATGAAACATAAAGACATCCGCCCGTACATCTGCAGCGAGTGTGGCATGGAGTTCATTCAGCCGCACCACCTGAAACAGCACACGCTCACTCACAAA GGGGTAAAGGAGCACAAATGTCGCATCTGCGGTCGTGAGTTCACCCTGCTGGCCAACATGAAGCGCCATGTCCTCATCCACACCAATATACGGGCCTACCAGTGCCACATGTGCTTCAAGAGTTTTGTCCAAAAACAGACGCTCAAGGCTCACATGATCGTCCACTCGGACTTTAAGCCTTATAAATGCAAG CTATGTGGGAAGGAGTTCAACAGGATGCACAACCTCATGGGCCACATGCATCTCCACTCCGACAGCAAACCCTTCAAATGCCTTTATTGTCCGAGCAAATTCACACTGAAGGGAAACCTCACCAGACACATGAAGGTCAAACACGGCATCATGGATCAAGGCTTGGATAAAAGAT TGTTTAGGCAGAGAGAACGGTTGTGCCTGTCCACTCCTGTGGGCCTTCTCACCCACTTCAGCCAAGATGAACCGTTTGACCTTTCCCAGAAGCCTTCAGGACTGCCCAGCCTCCGTCACTCCCAGTCTGATGGGGAGAGCATCCCCGCAAGTTCATGTccggaggaggatgaggagagttTGTACCAAAGGAGCCAGTACAGCCCTGAGGTGGATCAACATGAACTCAAGGAAATGGTGGAATCTCCAGCTCAACTAAGGCCAGAGGAGAACCGGAAACATGGTTCAGATGAAAAGTCAAATGAGAGGGAGTCAGCAGCAGAGGGTCGAATCCAAGACGTGACACG gccctgcgatgaactggcgacctGTCCCAgagtgtaccctgcctctcacccggtgactgctgggataggccccagcgcgacccgtgacccggttcagtaa
- the LOC137916319 gene encoding small ribosomal subunit protein mS27-like: MAASLWNRCVTTTVKVKFPFTCARRWLLSAAYTDTTVWEAREKEPQNLAVLAEAMDRTYERNLPVSSLNVSRFIDNISSREEVDQAEYYLYKFRHSPNCWYLKDWTIHSWIRQCLKYGAREKALHTLKNKIQYGIFPDDFTFNMLIDSYIKDEDFKSACSVVEEVMLQEAFNLPSTQILSLYALGAHLATRPQLTVSEERLVGASLLICGLTQDSSLGLSAQLLGHALLGKVEMSKGIHAVFKGMPLFWGRGYLGRALAVMERAAAAADVKLSKDVIDYMNGLLQELSSPSDTDSSGEEMAGEEEKKDDTVDEDDEAERAKLPQYAARFQELSSQLESQGKVDPASFQTLVTALAQQDLETAEKSDLEQYTSRVQAWEAEKKLLIQREKETKEKSEQEKQERLAAKAAAQQA, translated from the exons ATGGCGGCCTCCTTGTGGAATCGTTGTGTGACTACTACAGTCAAAGTTAAATTTCCTTTTACTTGTG CCAGGAGATGGTTGCTTTCGGCTGCATACACGGACACCACAGTTTGGGAGGCTCGAGAGAAAGAGCCTCAGAACTTGG CTGTACTGGCCGAGGCTATGGACAGGACATATGAAAGGAATCTCCCAGTCAGCTCTCTGAATGTGTCACGG ttcatTGACAATATTTCATCCAGAGAAGAAGTTGATCAAGCTGAATACTACCTTTACaa GTTTCGTCACAGTCCGAACTGTTGGTACTTGAAAGACTGGACCATCCACAGCTGGATAAGACAATGTTTAAAATATGGAGCGAGGGAGAAGGCGCTGCACACACTTAAAAACAAG ATCCAGTACGGGATATTCCCTGATGACTTCACCTTCAACATGCTCATAGATTCTTACATTAAAGATGAAGACTTTAAAA GTGCGTGCTCCGTGGTTGAGGAGGTGATGCTTCAGGAGGCCTTCAACCTTCCCTCCACCCAGATCCTGTCTCTGTATGCGCTTGGAGCTCATCTAGCAACCAGACCGCAGCTCACT GTGTCGGAGGAGCGGCTAGTGGGAGCGTCACTGCTCATCTGTGGACTGACACAAGACAGCTCTCTTGGCCTCAGCGCTCAACTGCTTGGCCATGCTCTCTTgg GAAAGGTGGAAATGTCAAAGGGCATACACGCCGTCTTCAAAGGGATGCCTCTCTTCTGGGGTCGTGGGTATCTGGGCCGAGCGCTCGCTGTCATggagagagctgctgctgccgccgatGTTAAGCTGTCCAAAGACGTG ATTGATTACATGAATGGCCTGCTGCAGGAACTGTCTTCTCCATCAGACACCGACTCATCGGGAGAAGAGATGGcaggtgaagaggagaagaaagacgaCACtgtagatgaagatgatgaagctGAGCGGGCTAAACTTCCTCAGTATGCTGCCAGATTTCAG GAGCTGAGCAGCCAACTGGAGTCTCAGGGCAAGGTGGACCCGGCCTCCTTCCAGACCTTAGTGACCGCTCTGGCCCAGCAGGACCTGGAGACTGCAGAGAAATCTGATTTGGAGCAGTACACGAGTCGAGTACAAGCCTGGGAGGCCGAAAAGAAGCTACTGAtccagagagaaaaagagacgaAGGAGAAGTCcgagcaggagaagcaggaaaGGTTGGCTGCCAAGGCAGCAGCCCAGCAGGCGTAA